Proteins encoded together in one Quercus lobata isolate SW786 chromosome 3, ValleyOak3.0 Primary Assembly, whole genome shotgun sequence window:
- the LOC115981636 gene encoding protein RALF-like 33: protein MASFFCSSSSTILGICAVVMILILSSSSSSSSTVHASDGSHLGWIPRATTRSACKGTIAECMNAGGLGEEEFDLDSEISRRILATSGYISYGALQRNTVPCSKRGSSYYNCQAGAQSNPYSRGCSAITRCRG from the coding sequence ATGGCTAGCTTTTTCTGTTCCTCATCATCAACCATACTTGGGATCTGTGCTGTGGTCATGATCTTGATCCTCagctcatcatcatcatcatcctccaCCGTCCATGCAAGTGATGGGTCCCACTTGGGTTGGATACCCAGAGCAACAACAAGATCAGCTTGCAAGGGCACCATAGCTGAGTGCATGAATGCTGGTGGGTTAGGTGAGGAAGAGTTTGACCTGGACTCTGAGATCAGCCGGCGCATTCTAGCCACCAGCGGCTACATCAGCTACGGTGCGCTTCAGAGGAACACTGTGCCTTGCTCTAAGCGTGGGTCCTCCTACTACAACTGCCAAGCTGGCGCTCAGTCCAACCCTTACAGCCGTGGCTGCAGCGCCATTACAAGGTGCAGGggttaa